The genomic stretch ACTGCTACTCTATTCTCCTACTTCATTCCACATCTCTGAATCCTAATTTACcagttcaccgccatcaccggcgCGTTCAATCTTTACCAAACTCTGTATAACTAGACTACAATTGCCATGTTCTGCGTCGAATGCACAACAAGAACTCCTTTCTTTGTTCTTTCGAGCTGATTATTGTACACGCTGCTTCAGCTTCCAGAGGCTCATGAGGATGACCCGATATGAACAGATTACTGCAGTAGAAGTAGGAAGCGGCATATCCTCTAACGCGCAGCTTACTGTAGACTGAGAAATTTCTAACTGGTAGCGTCAATCAATGTTGGATCTCACACAGCTCCCAGTTTCCCTCGCCATCGATGAGCTTTAACTCAACGGAATGGAAGGGTATCAGAGCAGGCCTCTGTAAAGAGCAAAAAAAATAACACGTTTCAGCAATACCCTAAATTGACAAGCAGGTTTATAGTCTAGAATGCAGAGGCTTCAACAAACAACTGAAACGCCAATCGCAACAGATACTTTCACGCGATCCTCGGAAATACTTACTTGAGACGAAGTAATCACGGTTATGCCCATGTTAGTCGCTAGCCTGTACAGATGCTCTTCAACATCGACACTCGTAGCACTGCAATAAATTACAATAAATTTAGGACCGGCAGTAACTGAACAGCGAACAAAGATGGCCAAAAAAAAGTCAGTCGCGCTGCGCATACTTTGTGCACTCGTCAAGGATACCGAATTTAGGATGGTGGAAGAACAAACGAGCCTGGAGCAAAACAGTTCAATCAGAAGATGTAAAGGGAGCAAAAACGAGGTTTTTGGCAGTTTGCACAACTTGAAGTGAAGTTAACACTTACCATCCCGAGTCTCTGCTGTTCTCCCAGCGACAGAATGTCTTCCCAGTTCGGAGTAGAGTCCCAACCTTCTCTTTCCAGAAGATAGACCAACCGAACATTCACAAGAACCGTCTTCAGGTGATCATCTAGCAACTCAGGAGCACTAGCCCTGTTGCCTACATTAGCACAGAATTTCTGGTTACCAGGAGAAGCAACAAATAACCTACTACTTCATTTTGACACGCAATCTCGCAGTTCAAATATCATGGTAATTTAATAGGCCCATATTCTGAGTGGCACCTACCATCTTTATATAACGAAAGAATCTTCATCTCTGCCTCCTCCCTTGACAGAGGGTATATGACCTGATCCCTCAGAGTACCCAAGCTGGTATATGGACTCTGAGGAACATGAAACATCCCTTCAGAGGGCTTGGTAACTCTCCCGGAAAAGGCAGGCCATAAGTCTCTGAGCACCCTGAAAACAGAGCTCTTCCCCGTACCATTGGGGCCTTCAGAAAACAAAGGTAAAAAAGGGAACATGTTAGGCATAATTTCACTGCCTTAGGTAAACCAAGGTTACAGAGCTTAGACAGACGATATACCCGTCAGAAGAAGGCTTTTCCCTTGTACCACGTTGCATGACAGCTTGCTAGCCAATAGTTTCTGCGATGGTGTTACAATATCCACTTCATGAAACGAAATAATTTCTTCTGAGGCTGTACTAATGGCACTGGAAGGCACAGGAGTATCTAGCGAAACAATTAAAAAGCGATTCTTAATTAGGAGAAGATATTGATGTAGAACTTACAAAATGCCATTAGCTAACTCAGAACACTATATTATTATAATACCACACAAACCAGTGGTACAAGTTCGCAACATTGTCCAGATCTAGTCAACGCTTAAAGAGCACCAATAAGTTATCAATAACACAAACTTGCAACTCTTACATTGTCTGCACACTTATATGTAGCATTCTATTATGTTTGGCAGAATGAAAAGGCAATCAGTGTTCGATCGAGAATACTGTCATTGATGTGCCAAAAGTTCAATCATACTATatgctaaacaggatgttccataACATGCAATAGGAAAGTAATGTCATATCATAGTTTAAACTAAACATGAAACATGCCATATGATAAGGCTAGTTACATCCTGCAATGGTACTAGTGCAACAGCAATGGTACTGAAGAAACAAAGAAACTTCCAGTTAAATCCAACCAGAAACTTACCCCTTTGAGCTGCATGTAGGACCTCCTCTAGCTCAAAGATTCGGTTAATCCCACCAGAAAGTTCAAGGAATTTTTTATGTAACTCAAGAATGTCACCAAACGCTACGAAGCTTTGTGACACCACCGATGCCAAGAACCGCAGAGCATGAGCCAGCTCTCCTGTTGCATAGAAGAGAAATAAAATGAGTTTGTAAAGTTAACGTTTGAAATAATGTAGTCCTGAAAACTCAAGACTTTTGATGATTATTGACCTTGTGTTGAAGTCAAAGCTCTGTCGCCCTTGTGCTCCAGAGCATACAACAAACTCAGACCCCATGTCACATTGTGTGGGAGTTGCTTTGTCACAAAATCATCAACAATACCATAAAGCCATTGTTTTCTCAATAGAACCTTTGAGTGGTTCTGCAATTTCATGAATTTAGCCTCAACCATCTGTTACAAGAAAACACATTGTAAGAAGGAAGTCTATAATTAATTGCATCTACCAAAATAAGGCCAGCAAAAGCTGTTGAAAGCAAAAACATCTCTGATTTGTACGAGAATGTAAATGGGGAACCATATGCACATGTTTTATTACAAGTCAAAATAAGCAAAGACAATTAATAATGCTTGTAACACAGAGAAAAGTTCAACGGACAAACAGCCAACTGGGAACATGTGAATGGACTTTTTTTAGGGTGCATCAGTTATATTTTAGCTTGTACCAAATCCCAACTTCTGAAACTTTTCGATATAGATGCTTCAAGAAAAGCGAGGCATTGATAACTATGAATGCCTAAACAACTTTTTTCCGTTATCAAGAATACAGATGATTAAATAGGTGGTGCTTGCATAATATTTGGAGATATACATCAAGTATCTATGGGGTACCTCATAGTTCATATTTAGAATAATTAAAAATTATGCCAATAGTATCCAACAATAAGAGTTCACAAATCTCACTTCACGATTCATCATGATTCAAATTAAAACAGTTGACACAAAAAACAGCGGATAGACACTACTAACAAGTGTGTATAGGTACATTATAAACATTTGCCATGTTAAGGAACTCACAGCTTTTTCTCTTGAACCGCCACCAAAGAAAGCAATTGACTCAGCGTGTGTCCGCAGCCTCGAGTGCATGAACCTTGTACATAGTTCATCAGGTTAATTAACACCAGAAAATTCTTAAAGCAATAAGAAAGTCAGGTCTGCCAAGGCACCCAAGGCACAGCAAGTAATGTAATATTAACCTGAAAGTTCCTTCAAGTTCTTGTTCTTCACTTGCAAGATTACCAAAGTCAGGGGATACAGCTCTCAGAAAGCCCAATCCTAGTAACATGTAAGCATACAAGATACCAACTCCTCTCCGTCCGGACAAAAGCTTCATCCTCCAAGTAAACCTAGTGAGTGAATTGCATTCACATTATTACGCTGAATTTGAAATGCTAAACAAAGATTAAACCGAGTAGATATCAGGGCTGATATCAAGGATAACTCACCAAAGAATGTCGACTAGTGGTTTTACCATTCCAGTAACCAGTCCAGCAAGATCAGTGGTCAACTTATCCACATCAAGTGTCAGTCTTTGGTCTGCATCAATACTTTTACCTGACATATTGAATACCTGAAAACATATACCATAATAACTTAACATCTGTTTAACATGAATCTTATTTCTGAACCCAAATCACCTGCACACCAAGAGACATCAACTGACAAAATCGAtgtccaaacctcatgaaaagacATAGCTTAACAGCCAACTTTTCCAATTAGAGACCATCCACTCTCAATATCACAGTGTTAACGAATACACGAGACGCTAGAGGATATACCTTGTAGAATGCATTTCTTCTCAAATAAAACTGAAGCAAATGGTTGGTCATGCGAATTCGCCATCCAAGAGCAAGTCTTGCAGTAAGGGTTCTGTGAAGATATGAATGATCAAAACCATGAACTCAAACATACACTGAAAAAATTAATCAATCCACCAAGCTTAAATTTGCATGTCCagaagagttttttttttggtaaGCAGACGAAGAGTTTGGACAAGCATAAAAAAAAAGCATCATTAGAACAATAATGTACAGTGATTATTCATGATCCGATGTTAAAAGAACCTATTAAGTGCAGGTAAATAGGTTACCTGAGAGATGGTGCGACAAAAGAATTTGCAGCGCTTTGCAGAACACTGATACCAACCAGACGTATAAATGCAGCTTTATCCTGCTCCAAGACAAACTTAACAGTAGTCCCTGACAAGATGAGATGAATCAGCAAAGAATTTTATGTGTAGCCCTTCAAACAATAAATGATATTGAGACAATCTAACCATTCAACGAAGCAATACGGTCCGAGATCACAGTGCGAGAGAAAATAAGTAGAGCAACAGCAAGCAACTGCCCTCCTTGTTTGTCTAGTAACTTGGGAACCTGGAAGCAAGAAGAcaagatcattagagtttgataacATATTAACATTGGAGATAAGCTCTCTCAAGATAATTTTGTATGTCATGTAGAATTTTAAATTTCTATCAACTAGCGATATAAAATCTTAATTCCAGCATCAGCAAATATTAACAAGCTACAGTATCTCAAATCAAAATTAATTTATTGAGGAAAAAACTGAAGACAACTGGAAACAACGTACCAATATTTTAAGCATTGCAGCTGCTCTCAGAGGCAGGGGCCTTGGGGAGCATTGTAACTGTGGGATTAGAGGTGTTCGTACTGTCTGTTCTCTTTCCAACTTTTGGGAACTTGCTATAACCTTTGTAGAGTAAGAATGTTCCGACCTTAATGAAGCATTGCTCTAGTAAGGAGAACACATAAAACTGTGATGCCAATAAGATAAGTCGGTAATGATGGAATAGAGATATCTATTAATTCTATACCTTTGCCCTGTTCATAAAagccctctgaacagttagggcaTCTGATTTACGATCAGTTTCCAATGATGTAAAGTCAGACTCTTCAGTGTAAAATGATGAGTCATCCCTACAAAATCAAGAGATAGATCTAAACTAACAGTAAATTAATCTTTGACACCATTCAGTGAATTATTTCAGTACTTATATACCTTCTGTGCTGAACATCCCACCCTCCTTCACCGTCCAAGGACAAAACAATATTATGAAATGCAACCAAAGCTGGGCGATGAGATATTGTTATGCATGATGTTCCCATCGCTCGAACCTTTTTGCAAAACCGTTCTTCCATATCAATTGTCACGGCACTAGTGCACTCATCAAGAATGGCAAACTTTGGCTTATGGTAGAACAGCCTAGCCATTCCTAATCTCTGTTGCTCACCAAGGGACAATTCATTACCCCAATTAACTTCCTTGTCAAGAGGATAACGTTCTAACAAATATTCCAGGTCAACCTGCAAAAGGAGTAAGTTCGTATACTAAGAGTTATAACTCAAGAAGCCATGGATATAAATAAATAGAACATAtgaatatgaagactattacattCTTTAAGAGGTCCACCATGCCATCATAGCTAAGTGGTACAATCTCCTGATCTGCTGTAAGAGGATAGATTAGCTGTTCACGAAGTGTGCCAACAGCTGTGTATGGTCTTTGTGGGACATAAAAGATTTCTTTGTTAAGATCTGAACCAACACCAGGTTTGACAATATGACCAGATACCAGTGGCCATAGGCCCCCAAGGACCCGAAACAGGGAGCTTTTACCGCTGCCATTTGGGCCTGAAATAAGAGTAAATCAGTGTTAACATTCTACATAACTGGCATTTCATGTAAAGATATATACGGACTATGGGCACTGAGAGTTCTAGATGTATAAGATAATTCAAGAACATGAGCATCAAGTTTAAATCATGTCCTTGAAGAAGGTATGCTTAAACATGACCCATATGCCTTTTTTGAGACAACAACACTGTAATTAATTAGCAACTCTTCTCAAAATCTCAAAACAAAAGGTGCTGAGTTGGAATCCCATTCTAAGGATTCTTGTGATTCCGGGGAATCCAGCTACAGTAGAACCAGGAATGGGGAGATCTCCCCTTTTTCCACCCGACTCTTTGATCTTAAACTTTTTTTTTAAGAATGCTGGTTTTAAGAACGAGTGATTTCCCTTCTCCGACCCTTACTGCCCAACCAGAGAGCGGATCCGAGAAATTGCGAATGCTATCTTGTTTGGCATAAATTCAGTATTTCCAATTGATCTACTTTCAGGAACTAAGGTTCAAATAATTGATACTGAGTCAGCATGTTTTAGATTATTACCATAGAAACTAACATATCCTAAGTGTATTTAGGTCTTAATGGTGTATAGTAGCAAAAGTAGTAGCCTATCAAATCCAAAacaaaatctgaaataaaataggaaacagaaaatgccactGTAAATAATTAGAGGGTCAATTTACAATTGTTATATGTTACTAGAGAAGTATCAGGCTATTACAAGATGAAACACAAAAAGTGGTTTTCCCTTGTAAATTGCATGTGCATTAACTTTTTGTTTTAACAGATTACTTAAAGGCTATAAGAGATCCAAATATGAAGACCGGACATGAACCAACTGCCATGTCACAACATATCATGTTTCATAGTTCAATACCACATTTCAATAACTGGAGATGATTTAGGGATGTTTTAGAACATGTCAAGGAAAAATGCACATAAGGCTACATAGTCTCATCATTTCTAGCTTGCTGGTGTGGGTGAAACAATTGGACTAGTTAGGTGGCGATCATTTGGTAGGAGAGGATTACCGGTGATCAAAAGATTAGAGCCTGTTTCAACTCGGAGAGTTAAATCTTCAACCAAAACATTCCCAGCAGGTGTTACCACCTGCAATCACTTGATATCAGAAGCATGGATATATGTAAACACATAAAAGGCTGTCCGCTCCAAGCATCATATTACCTTAACACCTGAAAATTCTATATGGTTTGCTTCACTGATATAATTTCCAGCAGAAGAATTGTGATTCAACGATCTATCACGGACCCCAGACAGCTCGCGTGAAACATCTAGTAACTCACGAATCCGGTCTGCATAGCCACTGTAAAAATACAGCGAAAGTTCATTGCCAGTCAACACAAAAATATTAGAGCTCAAAGACAACAGCAATAGCATCAGAGATATAGTACGAGCACAGCACAACAGCCATAGTATGTTTTGCATATAGTCAACAGTTCTTTAGATCTACAAGCTATGAAGAAGTGCACCCATTTAAACAAATACTAAATATGGCATGCCCGCTGCAAAATACTACGGGTCCACCAGTTCTCATATACTACAAGATACAAAAGATTCCTAAGTCCTATCAATATGCATCAGGTTAGATTGAATAAATAGCATGGTTTTAGAAGGACTGTTAAAATATTTTATAGATGGTAATAAGAGAATAAACTCCACATTCCACATTATCAGAAGTGGGAGTTAAATTGCAAATTTTGTGTTTTAGACTTTTAATTGGTATGATATTAGACCATGAAGAACTAAGATGATCTTCCTTTATGAAAAATGGTGATGGTAAGATGACTTCATCAAATATGGAGGAAAAGGTTAGTGCGCAATATGGGTTGGAATTGGAACAACTGATATCACAAGAAGAGTCATGTACCAAAATCAAGCCCAGATGTAACTAGATGGCATGGATCGCCTACCCAATAACTTCTAAGAATTGCAAGCAAAGCACCCTACAATGACaggaatgaaatgaatctagttgTCAAAAAATTTCACAATAGATGAATTTACCTCAGGATATTTAAACGTCTGGAGCTGATAGAGAGGGTCCCTAGAGACTGAAATAGTGATATGATCACACTTGTGTGGTATCTAAGATTACTCAACATATCAGCCCTTCCTAAGGTAGATGAATCAGGTCTAAGGTCGCCAGAGAAGAACGGTTCGATAATCAGGACAACTGCTACAGTGGCACCAAAGTACTTCAGAAAGAAATCTTGAATCATGCCAAACCACCAATTTTCATGGAGTACATGCTTCAAGTGTCCAACAAGAGCCTGGAACCGTTGCATAATATGAGATTCTTCTCTCTTCTCGCCACCATAAAATGCCACACTCTCTGCATGAGTTCTTAAGCGTG from Lolium rigidum isolate FL_2022 chromosome 4, APGP_CSIRO_Lrig_0.1, whole genome shotgun sequence encodes the following:
- the LOC124708143 gene encoding ABC transporter D family member 1-like; the protein is MPSLQLLQLTEHGRGLLASRRRTLAVVSGALVAGGALAYARSGRRRRSEAAANGDGGVNALGRNGERLGHGGTDGRVAASKRRKSALKSLHFLAAILLKKIGPNGTRYLLGLMLTAVLRTAVGHRLAKVQGYLFKAAFLRRVPTFTRLIVENLILCFLQSAVYQTSKYLTGSLNLRFKKILTDLVHADYFQNMVYYKMSHVDHRISNPEQRIASDIPKFCSELSELVQDDLAALAEGLIYTWRLCSYASPKYMLWILGYILVAGGAIRNFSPAFGKLKSTEQHLEGEYRQLHSRLRTHAESVAFYGGEKREESHIMQRFQALVGHLKHVLHENWWFGMIQDFFLKYFGATVAVVLIIEPFFSGDLRPDSSTLGRADMLSNLRYHTSVIISLFQSLGTLSISSRRLNILSGYADRIRELLDVSRELSGVRDRSLNHNSSAGNYISEANHIEFSGVKVVTPAGNVLVEDLTLRVETGSNLLITGPNGSGKSSLFRVLGGLWPLVSGHIVKPGVGSDLNKEIFYVPQRPYTAVGTLREQLIYPLTADQEIVPLSYDGMVDLLKNVDLEYLLERYPLDKEVNWGNELSLGEQQRLGMARLFYHKPKFAILDECTSAVTIDMEERFCKKVRAMGTSCITISHRPALVAFHNIVLSLDGEGGWDVQHRRDDSSFYTEESDFTSLETDRKSDALTVQRAFMNRAKSNASLRSEHSYSTKVIASSQKLEREQTVRTPLIPQLQCSPRPLPLRAAAMLKILVPKLLDKQGGQLLAVALLIFSRTVISDRIASLNGTTVKFVLEQDKAAFIRLVGISVLQSAANSFVAPSLRTLTARLALGWRIRMTNHLLQFYLRRNAFYKVFNMSGKSIDADQRLTLDVDKLTTDLAGLVTGMVKPLVDILWFTWRMKLLSGRRGVGILYAYMLLGLGFLRAVSPDFGNLASEEQELEGTFRFMHSRLRTHAESIAFFGGGSREKAMVEAKFMKLQNHSKVLLRKQWLYGIVDDFVTKQLPHNVTWGLSLLYALEHKGDRALTSTQGELAHALRFLASVVSQSFVAFGDILELHKKFLELSGGINRIFELEEVLHAAQRDTPVPSSAISTASEEIISFHEVDIVTPSQKLLASKLSCNVVQGKSLLLTGPNGTGKSSVFRVLRDLWPAFSGRVTKPSEGMFHVPQSPYTSLGTLRDQVIYPLSREEAEMKILSLYKDGNRASAPELLDDHLKTVLVNVRLVYLLEREGWDSTPNWEDILSLGEQQRLGMARLFFHHPKFGILDECTNATSVDVEEHLYRLATNMGITVITSSQRPALIPFHSVELKLIDGEGNWELCEIQH